aacatcatggatgtgcaaccgataaatctgcagtaactgtgtgATGCAATCCAACACGGACCAAGATCTCTGAAGAACGAaactatgccatgaagaatcaAGGCAGTTCTTAAGACCAAAGGGGGTCCAACCTAGTACAagtaaggtgtacctaataaagtggacAGTATGTGTCTAACGAGTAACTACAGACAGCAAAGAAAGATGAGAGGATGTTTATGCAAACTtcctccatttaaaaaaaagaaaagaaaaataaagaaaaaaagactttctGTACATCTACCTTATATTTATGTGATTCATGGTGGAGTTGCTTGAGTTGTGTGTCCAAATCCATGAACTGCTGCGTCACGCTGTCAATGCGAGCGTGTAAATCTCGATACTCATTGTACTCCTtgttaaagtcctgtttgtaaCTTTGTCTCTGCTCATGGCTACAAATCACAGTGTACTTCCTGTGAAGAGGGTGGGAAAAAAGACGAAGAGGAAATTATGAAATAAAGTGCATTAAGACAAGTAAACAACCCTTTTTGACCATTGCAAATACTTGTTCAAATGAATGATGCTTACAATAAATAGTCTGGTGTGTCACTGTCCACTCGAAGTGCATTAGAGTCAAAAAAAATGTCAGCTGgctctgaaagaaaaacagaaacatgtcaGCTAAGTGAAAAACTAAACAAGCAGCACATGTGCTGATGAGTCAGCAGCCATTAGGCCTCACCTGTGCAGTCCAGAGAGGCTTTGCTGTTTGGATGCTCTGAGCtgggtctttttcttttctccatcCTGTCTCTCTTCTTATCCTTCTCCTTGACAAATGAATACAAATCCAAATTAGCAATGTGTCACGTCAAATGGAATAACtattaaaagacaaataagAAGCAGTTTCTCACatggtctctgtgtttgtgtttgctcttcttcttttttattgcaTGTTTGGTAAGATCTGGCACCGTTAGAGGGGACGGGGGGCGATCTGAGTTATCCTGAGGGTGATCTTCTGGAATTTCGGGTTCTTTCGGGGGAGCGTGAGGTGGTTCTAACCTTTTAGCCACCTTTTCCTCCTGCTGACAGACTGCTGACAAGGAGTCGATAAGTCTCTGAGGATCAAGCGATACTCTTTGCTTGTCATCTGCTGTGACGTCCTCGTGAGCTTGTTTAGAAGGCCTCGTTTTTGACTTGTCAGTGGCTGCTTTGCTGGAAAAATGGGATATCCTGGGCTTCTTGGAGGCCAAAGGGTCAGTGTATTCCTCTGGCAGGGAATGCTTTGGACGGTGTGCTGGCGAAGAGTTGGGCGTGTCTCGCAGTGGGCTGACCTGGGCCTCAGGGACAGCGAGGAGGTTCTGTTGCGGTTGAAACAGTCGCCTGCACAGAAAACACAGGGCATCAGCTTTAATTAGCATTTCTCTGGAATCCATTCTTCTCTCTTGCATGTGCTGTACAGTGCAACGCAACACCAGTGGCAGCAGAGCCCTTCAGATAAACACATAAtaatatggtaaaaaaaaaaaaaaatgatgcaagtgttaaatgtttaaaaaagaaaagtctaaATTAAAAGCACCACAATGCTATGCTTTTAGAGGCTGCCTTTATTTCACTCTGTGATCAAACATATCCCATAATTCCCCTGACTCTCCTTCTTGGTTAAATAGCCTTTACAGAGCCTGGAGGTGTGCAGTGGCTCATTGTcctgttatttaaataaataactgtcCCACTAAACAAACCAGATGGGATGACGTGTTGCTGCCGAATATGTTGTTTAAATGTTGCACTGAATCCTGAATAAGTCGCcaacaccatcacacctcctcctccatgctacATAGTGGGACCCACATATGCAAATACCATCCGTTCACCTTCTGCTTCAACCATACAGGCCTAATTCatgcagtctcctctgaacgGCTGACGGTGACACCGATCAGATAATTAAACTAAGACGTGGCTTCTTGCTAACTGAATTTATCCGCAGCACCAGAGCACTCGCTGTGAGAGTAAGTTTCATCAGAGTCTTTGATCACTGTGCAACTGCATTTGAAGAGAATTTCAAACTAAGACTGGTTTATGTTACCTGAGTGCTTCCTTCTGTATTATGAGTAACTACTACAGTTGGATAGGGATGTTTGCTGAATACTAACACCATCTCGGGACAATTCAACCAAGACGATATGAAGCTGGCATCAAGGATGATCATGAATGGCTTGGCACAAAAAAAGGGAActgattttttattattttttttaaatgtcgaTCATTATCATCAGCCAAACTGTTACTGTAAACTTTCATTTTGGTTCAGAATTTCACAATTGCTGCATCTCCTGTCCATATATGTCATTTCATACTCTCGAATTATGACATGTCCAAATTTTCCCTGGTACTGTAGGcagcagcttaaaaaaaagaaaaaaaaaaaaaccctacataTGCAGGTCTGAACTGTTGCTGCCAGTGTAACGGTTGTTTTACATAAACAtgcaaaaagatttttttttttttttttttttaaactgactaTTTACAGAAACGCAAATTTGAGAAATTACATCACTGCAGAAAAGCAACCTGTAACCCTCAAAAACACTTAGACATAATGACTGAACTCTGAAAATTTTGCCACTTTAGTGATTTACAAAGTGATGAAAATGAACTAAATGCCAGTTATTTCCATTCCTTAAGCTTAACATATTATAATGAAGAAACGTAGGGCCTGAGAGCTCTGCGGTAGTCATAAAGTatgaaaacagcagcaggtaCATCCTTATCTGAGATACCTGACAAGGATGCGCTTGAGGAGCTGCTGGTCTCCAGAGCTGTAGCCAGGCCAGTCCTTCTGCAGCTCCTTATACAGACTGTCCTTCAGAACATATGTGCTGTCTCTACTATTAAGCTGAGCGACCTGAACACAAAAACAGGGGAGAAAAGACTTAAGACAATTGTTTTTGAGGAGTTGACTTAAGAGTTTGATTCCCAAACTGATCCATGTGTGTTCATATTCTTTACAGACTTGTCAAAGGTTGCAAAAACATAATCTTGATATTAAGGAAACCAAGAATCACATGCATAAAGGCAGTTTTAACACAGTCTAATGCTTGCATGTTATGTTTGTATAAAACCggaacagaaatacctccattAGTACAGAGTCCAGCATGTTTTTGTCTCCTGCTGTCAGCCCGTCTTTCTGCAGCCTCAGGATCAACTCGGGCCTCCTGTATGGCCTTAGAGCCAGCAGGTGCATTACTCTCTCCCTGAGGGGCTTCTCTTGCAAATCACAACTGCTTCTCCTGTTTGATGCACAGGCATCTTTCTTCGGCTTGGACGCACCGACTCCCTTCTTAATGTTGCTGAGAAGAGACGAGTGTTTTGGCTTGGTGAGTCTGGCCAGAGCAGGGGCTGGGGCTCGCACTGTTACCTTCTTGCCttaaaagaaacaggaaaatttTTTACATCAACAACATCAGGGAAGCACTTTCTGAGATTTCAATCATCAAAAATAACCTTGTGCTACATTTCCTAACGTGTATTGCTATTTCCAGACAGAGAAGCAAACTCAGATACTAAGGGGGAAAAGGACTTTCTTCCTTAACTTTCTCCAAAAGCAGAGATGTGGATAAACACAAAGACAAGACCTCATTTCACCTTTCAGAAACCCACATTTAGGTTACGAAGCTGCATGCACACGCATCTCAGTGAGCAAAGCCTGCTGTCTAATTTAAGAAGTAACCACATGGTTGCACAAGCCTGCTgtaaggaagtttttttttttctttttaaggctTCCTCTGAAATGACAGAATCAACAAAACCTGTCTACATATATACATCTATATTTATGTGCCCTTTCGGTGAAAGCAGTTGAGACTCGGGCTATAATATATCAGTTCATACGGAAATGGTTTGGTggtttgtaaagaaaaaaaaaaaaaaaaagctaaatcaTTGGTTTCATCATGCACATTCATGTTTGAGGAACATGCGCAGAACACAGTTTCTGTATGTGCATAGAGACCGTGTATTCTTTAAAACCACTGTATCACATATAGAAAGTTTACAAGTAGCTACACAAAAGGACAAAACATGCAGGAGAAAACAAGACAGGCCGTTACTATGTCACTGGTTACTACACACGTTGCCAAGGCAACCAATGCAATATGGCTGTCTGTGCTTATAAGCACAGAACAAATTTTTCTTCAGGCCAATCTTCTCGCTTAGCTGGAGTTATCTGTTGTATAACCGAGTACGCTCTGTGGACGTGCAAGTGTTTTCTATACTTCATACCCTGGTAGCGGCCTCCGTGTTTGATGACAATGGCCCCTCGGCTGCGCGTCTCCTCCTCGGCTTGGGCCATGCTCTGACGAGCTTTATCGTACGACTCATCTGTGGCTTTGACTGTCATCTTCTTCTGAATCACCCCGAGACATGACAGCTCCTCGGCGGCACTGAGAGGAGGAGGGAAGACAGCGTGTACAGACAGCGACCTGACAGCGCTTTAACGACTCCTTGCAAAGGTTATCCGTGTCAAATAAAAGATTGTTTCTCAGGACGCAGTTGCTTGACTCATGCTTATGTTTAGGTAGTGTTCAGTTAGATGTATGCTGGACTACTTGTCTGCCTCGCCAATACATGACATTTAAATCCACTTCAGTGCATTTCTATGCTTATGCAGGAACCCTGAGTTTTCTCTGGCATTTAAAGGCAGAGAAACGTTAGCAGCAGGGTAACTTTCACACAGCAGCAGGGGGCAGAGACATTTGAAAAGATTAATACTCATTGAGGCAGTCAGTTATTTCTACATCTATAATACTAAGTAAACATATAATCATATAATCACctcaaataaaacaatacagtTAAAGCCTTACAACTCTATTTTAATCTGAAAACCCTTCCTTTATCGAAACTGATGCTTTTTGCTGTCTTTACCTGGTGCTGAGCTGTTTGATGCAGTCAAAGCTTCCGTGGGGATTATCACGGGCAACATTAGTCACACCAAAGGTGAAATTCCTGACTTCATCTCTATTTTCCGAACAAGGGATGGTGATTCTCTGTAATATGAAtagggaaagaagaaaaagagcagaGCAAAGATTGAGATTTATCAGCTTTAAAATGTGTTAGGATCGCTTTGTGTCAGCAGTAAGACGTCCTTCTTACCCCTTCATTTCCACTAAAACAGATGGTGGGTTGGGCCGACCAGCCCTgtggtggggaaaaaaagagagagaaaacattagaTGTGTGTGCATCTTTAAAACCCCACAAGCATTAACATACTGACTCATTTTCTCACACACCCCTTTGTATGAGTGCTTCATTTGCTAACGTTGACAATGTCAAACAAATGCTTAACCTTAAACTTGTGGAGTCCAGTTATATTAGTTTGCACAAGGTTAGCAGAtgccacaagtatagtaaaacaagcccacacatatacatatagaGCAGGGCAGCAGAGGATGTTTTGTGGTCTGCACTATTCATCTGAATGCTTCTGGCTCCACCTTCACTGTGGTTTTCTGGCTGCTAGTAGcccattttcattttgttttgtgtaccGTTCTTCTTCGTAATTGTGAACAGCATTTCAGAGAATTTTCCAACATCTTTTTTTCTCACCACCCCACACCAGCTTGCAAGTGAAGGTAGTATCCCTTCTTTTGCAGCGGCCCAGTAAGAGTCTGATTACAGGTCTCAAGTGCTACAGTTGGAGGattatttatgtattcatttatttatttatttttgaacagGGTTATCGATTTAGAAAGATGTGAGCTTTCCTAATTAGCTCTTAACCTGCATAGTGCAcacaaactgtatataaaagacagaCAATGCTGTTGTGACATCATCCATTGGTTAGTGAGGCCCAGTAATAAAGCCTCAGGGTTTTTCTGCCATCGCTCTCTTGCTGTCTAGAAACGGCATGCAAACAGCGAGGGATATAATGGAAAAACAAGGGAGATATGCCACTTTACTGTCCCTCTGGACACGTACTGAATCGTGCTGTATTGAATAAGATGTGAAACTAGTAATTGAAACCATAAAGTTATCAGACAACCATATAATAAGGGTACAGATCAAGTGAGCAGCAGGGTCATTTTCCAATAGACTTCTACAACTGGAATTCTTCCTGAAACTAGAAAAGTCACCtcctgctggccattaaaaTGAATGCAGGTTTAAGTCACTGTTAAGCACTGTACTTGCTTCACTTTCACCACCCAGAAGCTACTTCCCCCTCCTACTTAGGAATccgaaagagaaaaagaaaccctGCACCCATTGCGTTCATATCAAGAACAAACCCAGTCCTATTAATAAACTCAGGATATTAACAAAGCATGTCAGGTATTATTTGAGTGCTCAGTTCCTATTTAAACAGATGGGTACATGCACCATTGTCTGCTCCAGGTCCTGCTGCTCCTCCATCCCCCTGCACTGGCTAAGGTCAATAAGCAGCTCCTCATATAAAAATATGATGAAACACAGTATCATCTCTCACAGGGGCGAACTAGCCAAAGTGACACGTTTGCAGCAGGGATGGAAAGTATGTGATGACTCGATTCTGACCTTTGCATAAGTCCACCTTTGATGAGTGCAGAGAAAGTGAGGTGGCTGCTAGTACAGAGTAACGTGTGGAggtgttttttgggtttttcttttttggtatCTGTGATCCAGCCAAGTAGGATTTGAATAGACATGCTTAAAGCTAAATAAAGAACCTAAACGCATGCTCAGAAACACTGATATATGCATATTACAGCCTGCTCCTCATCAGGTGTTTTCCCCCTCAAtctcatcacagctgtattaCGCTGAAAGCGAGGACATGACATGAGCAGCGTGGTTTCCACCTTTCATCAGAAAAGCTTGTAGCTGTCATTTCTTCACTGAGGAGTTTCCTATCTGTATTAGGAGGAATTAGTGCATTGAGGAAGTGTACATGACTGTTCTCTGCTTTACACTTCCTGCAGCGTCTGATTCATTTATGATTAACTGGGTCAAATGTTTGCCTGAGTTCGTCCATCTGTCTTCTGATCTTTATGATATTcagcaaattaaaaaagaaaaaaaaaaaatcacacaagtACTCCATGTCTTTAAATCCAATTCAGAATATCCTCCCACAACTAACCTCCCTTCCTccccccctacacacacacagcctgtcctcctttttcctttctcctctcctcGACCCCGGCACTGATTAGCATTCCTAGTACTTTGCCAGCAGCTTGTGAGCAGTGGGCCAGCAGCTCGTTACAAACATCAGCACACAGGGAAACGTTTCTGCGTTGTATTATGCAACATGTATTTCCATTTCATAGCTTGAAAAGGGGGGAGCTTGTAGGAGTCAACAACCGGGGAAGGTAGTGGTGAACTTCGGCCGAAatttaaagcacacacacaaaacaaacccGCGTTTAGTATCACTTCGTCTTTTCCTTtgttaaaaaacccaaaaattgTTCCTTTGACAAAGTGGTACGTTAAATTTAAATGCCAGTGTACTTAACGGGTAATTATTTGAAGAGAAAATACTTTAGAAAATGACCCACCTTGCCGTTTTGGAAGGTATTAATGGCTGTTGCCGCGCTGTCAGTGAGTTTTACGTGAAAAACGGAGATGTTACCGCCGCGGCTCAGTTTGCCGCTGGACAGCCCGTAACACTGGTTCTCCTTTAACGCCGACATGCCGCCGCAAATCCCGCCCTGCCAGCCTTATTCCGGACCGCACGAATCcgacataaataaacaaacattggCCAGACGGTccggagagagaaaga
This is a stretch of genomic DNA from Pelmatolapia mariae isolate MD_Pm_ZW linkage group LG16_19, Pm_UMD_F_2, whole genome shotgun sequence. It encodes these proteins:
- the LOC134646182 gene encoding RNA polymerase II elongation factor ELL-like translates to MSALKENQCYGLSSGKLSRGGNISVFHVKLTDSAATAINTFQNGKGWSAQPTICFSGNEGRITIPCSENRDEVRNFTFGVTNVARDNPHGSFDCIKQLSTSAAEELSCLGVIQKKMTVKATDESYDKARQSMAQAEEETRSRGAIVIKHGGRYQGKKVTVRAPAPALARLTKPKHSSLLSNIKKGVGASKPKKDACASNRRSSCDLQEKPLRERVMHLLALRPYRRPELILRLQKDGLTAGDKNMLDSVLMEVAQLNSRDSTYVLKDSLYKELQKDWPGYSSGDQQLLKRILVRRLFQPQQNLLAVPEAQVSPLRDTPNSSPAHRPKHSLPEEYTDPLASKKPRISHFSSKAATDKSKTRPSKQAHEDVTADDKQRVSLDPQRLIDSLSAVCQQEEKVAKRLEPPHAPPKEPEIPEDHPQDNSDRPPSPLTVPDLTKHAIKKKKSKHKHRDHEKDKKRDRMEKRKRPSSEHPNSKASLDCTEPADIFFDSNALRVDSDTPDYLLKYTVICSHEQRQSYKQDFNKEYNEYRDLHARIDSVTQQFMDLDTQLKQLHHESHKYKTVRNQILQEYRKIKKSNPNYNQDKARCEYLHNKLAHIKKLISEYDQQQLRVEHAALN